The Sulfolobus acidocaldarius DSM 639 genome has a window encoding:
- a CDS encoding DUF1955 domain-containing protein — MTTIKADTLKKLMDAKKLLSDGIIEEGDKIIKELAKSSPRDEYNWFICNIVDTISCDTLFVVLEDIGSNFDLSKCQNLRTIINCGIKLNINSKYFDMALDYLTAQGKKEQLEDISKNLFKLNEQPKPEIVIKIANALKKIGSTREANDLMNEACKRGIKDACASVVVGTTKWT; from the coding sequence ATGACAACCATTAAGGCTGATACCCTAAAGAAATTAATGGATGCTAAGAAACTTTTATCTGATGGGATTATAGAAGAAGGTGATAAGATCATAAAGGAGCTAGCGAAGTCCTCTCCCAGAGATGAATATAATTGGTTTATATGCAACATAGTTGACACAATTAGTTGCGATACTCTGTTTGTAGTTTTGGAGGACATAGGGTCAAATTTTGATCTCTCCAAATGCCAAAATCTCAGGACTATCATAAATTGCGGTATTAAGTTAAACATAAACAGCAAATACTTTGATATGGCACTAGACTATTTAACTGCTCAAGGTAAGAAAGAGCAACTGGAAGATATCTCTAAAAACCTATTCAAATTGAATGAGCAACCTAAACCTGAGATCGTCATAAAGATAGCAAATGCTTTGAAGAAAATAGGTAGTACAAGGGAGGCTAACGATCTGATGAATGAGGCATGTAAAAGGGGAATTAAGGACGCCTGTGCAAGTGTGGTAGTGGGAACCACAAAGTGGACATGA
- a CDS encoding DEAD/DEAH box helicase family protein, translating into MVYLRYYKGLLISDAYAPGLKWDEKLQGYINFAYKYRDVKKYFLTEGIEVVENVLDPLPFPLIREKSLELRDYQMEAVKSWLKNGKRGIVIFPTGAGKTMVGVKAIALLKVSTLVVVPTIDLMNQWVSIIERHLDTEVGSIGGGKDDLKGITVITYDSAYTRAEELGNKFLLIIFDEVHHLPSEGYSLMAKMFASPYRLGLTATPERGDGKEVLYPELVGPIVYKKSLKELSGKYIADFEIIKEYVEMTSEEKERYKELRGKLKEFLSSRGMRLNSLNDFYKLIRLASKDKKAREALLAWHESLRLAVNSRAKIEKLRELLREFHDRKIIVFTRDTELAYDISKEFLIPVVTYKTSKDERFEILSKFKEGNYRVIVASTVFDEGVDIPDAEIAIIMGGYGTKRQFIQRLGRILRGRGKKALLIEIVTKGTADYRLSKRREYKY; encoded by the coding sequence TTGGTTTATCTGAGGTATTACAAAGGTTTACTAATATCCGATGCTTATGCCCCAGGCTTAAAATGGGATGAGAAGTTACAGGGCTATATAAATTTCGCTTATAAATATAGAGATGTAAAGAAATATTTTCTAACTGAGGGTATAGAAGTTGTTGAAAACGTACTTGATCCGTTACCATTCCCGTTGATAAGGGAGAAGTCGTTAGAGCTCAGAGACTATCAGATGGAAGCAGTCAAGTCTTGGCTTAAGAACGGAAAAAGGGGAATAGTGATCTTCCCCACGGGTGCAGGTAAAACTATGGTAGGAGTAAAAGCTATTGCGCTTTTGAAGGTGTCTACTCTAGTCGTAGTTCCAACAATAGACTTAATGAACCAATGGGTTAGTATTATAGAGAGGCATCTAGATACTGAGGTAGGATCTATAGGTGGAGGAAAAGATGACTTAAAGGGAATTACAGTAATAACCTATGATTCAGCATACACCAGGGCAGAGGAACTCGGTAACAAGTTCCTTCTAATAATCTTTGACGAAGTTCATCACTTACCTTCAGAAGGGTATTCACTAATGGCTAAGATGTTTGCTTCACCATACAGGCTGGGTTTGACTGCAACTCCAGAAAGGGGGGACGGTAAGGAAGTTTTGTATCCAGAATTAGTAGGACCAATAGTTTACAAGAAGTCCTTAAAGGAGCTTTCAGGTAAGTATATAGCGGATTTTGAGATCATAAAAGAATATGTAGAGATGACCAGTGAGGAGAAAGAAAGGTATAAGGAGTTAAGAGGAAAATTAAAAGAATTTTTGAGTAGCAGAGGGATGAGATTGAACAGTTTAAATGACTTTTATAAATTAATCAGGTTAGCAAGCAAGGATAAGAAGGCTAGAGAGGCTTTATTGGCTTGGCATGAGTCCTTAAGATTAGCTGTAAACAGCCGAGCTAAAATAGAGAAATTGAGAGAGCTCTTAAGGGAATTCCACGATAGGAAAATTATAGTTTTTACACGAGATACGGAATTAGCTTATGATATTAGCAAGGAATTTCTCATTCCTGTAGTGACATATAAGACTTCCAAGGACGAAAGATTTGAAATATTGAGTAAATTTAAGGAGGGCAACTATAGGGTGATCGTGGCATCCACTGTCTTTGATGAGGGGGTTGACATTCCAGATGCTGAAATTGCGATAATTATGGGCGGATATGGCACAAAAAGGCAATTTATCCAGAGGCTCGGTAGGATATTAAGAGGTAGAGGCAAGAAGGCGTTGCTTATAGAGATAGTTACAAAGGGTACTGCGGACTATAGGTTAAGTAAAAGGAGAGAGTATAAATACTAA
- a CDS encoding MMPL family transporter, translating to MFPGLAKFIVNKWYVILALWIVVILISAPFTSLFFKSVSYQVSISVPGSTAEKAENIISQDFKISGAAGSNGVLIVEGNYSQYAGFFANLTSYKNISVISFYTIEKDLLNTTFSQLSPRVDNLTKILQNISSSETSLESKLQTQRQNITGDINKLMLLRNATIKIENSFINISYTLNSTKEKLALLHRSMVENYTTFENLRKEELNVNSTATNISYFLYYPVSYFLVAWEGIYNQTHNTQLANQYAYNQVYNSLSSQQEKEYFNLFYSYWSSIPNPLPNLQYNAQKSIENASAKIFNSTEYQFISFMFNYINISNFLNKSSYQTFTITYFVELYHVPYQLAYSLLNYPALQVLISIYHQNTGLNDSFLFEVFNSTNFSELAYQLITSNLNTSEKEFVTQVYLNQTKSPNEFAVSYISQAYNISQTTISDILNFNSTEDYLNYIAQQASNESKIPQWFFISLYKFGNITNLTAYLISTNLGKLQPLISSSNLTTNEFALLLQQKDVNYRLLASQLIINYANFSPILTVNRTLLVNDIASNVSYYDVIKSGNYPIYPIQNITKSIIGNNLLLLFLKSDAKKGNVTYNELVQFQQYVNNYTHLNTVLTGGEPISHQLSGIASTAYSVAIPVGIALAIILAGVYFRSVIAAFMPLTIFLSAYLVASVLLYLVAIKLLGLQLSFLTPSEVLLLALGLGTDYVVFISSRYVEERKNGRDQRDAVYDAVRWGGRAVTITAFIVILSFLFIYIYRIPFFSDTAISNMVGVVIVWLVSITLYPSILRVAGDRLFYPRKFGNSLNDGKRQAKEKPLIVSKKPLIIVGVITAIVLISAIYAASTPLTLDVLSLLPSSQATSGVRILSTQFTSANIFPIYVVIPYNSTFDQNAYNFTVSLYNKFMSIPGVTSVNSPVSPYGYIVNYNQLNNYNYTQYFSNNYILFEINQKYDPFSTQAFNVVKQVDKIVGNSGYVGGGPVDDYNIYSFVEGNFGLIVVEISVTMFVILWIITRSLSVSATIIFVILSAVAITLAIQRLIFSSILGFSIFAVVPLFLVAIIIGIGMDYNIFLVARIHEELEKGNDMGSAVEVAVRRLWLTIAFLGLIFAGTLGSLMLVNAPILQELGFAFAIAAILETTLLWSLLAPSLLLLLYRKFKIRPKMIV from the coding sequence ATGTTTCCTGGCTTAGCTAAGTTTATCGTAAATAAATGGTATGTTATCCTAGCTTTATGGATAGTTGTCATACTTATTTCTGCTCCATTCACTTCACTATTTTTCAAATCAGTATCATATCAAGTGTCCATATCAGTACCTGGTAGTACAGCTGAAAAGGCTGAAAATATAATTTCCCAGGATTTTAAGATATCTGGTGCTGCAGGATCCAACGGGGTGCTAATAGTTGAGGGTAACTATTCTCAATACGCTGGATTTTTCGCGAATTTAACCAGCTATAAGAATATTTCAGTGATTTCTTTCTACACCATTGAAAAAGATCTGCTGAACACAACTTTCTCCCAGTTAAGCCCTAGAGTAGACAATTTAACTAAAATTTTGCAAAACATCTCCTCTTCAGAGACGTCTTTAGAGAGCAAACTGCAGACACAGAGGCAGAATATAACAGGTGATATAAATAAATTAATGCTTCTTAGAAACGCTACAATAAAAATAGAGAACTCTTTCATTAATATTTCATACACTCTAAACTCTACCAAGGAGAAACTGGCTTTACTACACAGATCTATGGTAGAGAACTATACCACATTTGAAAATCTTAGAAAAGAGGAGCTAAACGTAAACTCCACTGCTACTAATATATCATATTTTCTTTATTATCCTGTAAGTTACTTTCTCGTTGCCTGGGAAGGTATCTATAATCAGACTCATAATACACAGTTAGCTAACCAGTATGCCTATAACCAAGTATACAATTCTTTATCAAGCCAGCAGGAAAAAGAGTACTTTAACTTATTTTACAGCTACTGGTCTTCAATACCTAATCCCCTTCCAAATTTACAGTATAATGCCCAAAAGTCTATTGAGAACGCAAGTGCAAAAATATTCAATTCAACTGAGTACCAATTTATTTCCTTCATGTTTAATTACATAAATATATCTAACTTTCTCAACAAGTCCTCTTATCAGACCTTTACAATAACCTATTTTGTTGAACTTTACCATGTTCCATATCAATTAGCCTACAGCCTACTTAATTACCCAGCTCTCCAAGTGCTGATAAGCATATATCATCAAAATACTGGCTTAAATGATTCGTTCCTGTTTGAGGTATTTAATTCTACTAACTTTAGTGAACTTGCATATCAGCTTATAACCTCAAATTTGAACACTTCAGAAAAAGAATTCGTCACTCAGGTTTACTTAAATCAAACTAAATCTCCAAACGAGTTTGCCGTTTCCTATATTTCTCAAGCCTATAATATATCTCAAACGACCATAAGTGATATTCTTAATTTCAACTCTACAGAGGATTACCTGAATTACATTGCCCAACAAGCTTCAAATGAGAGCAAGATTCCTCAGTGGTTTTTCATTTCGCTCTACAAGTTTGGAAATATAACAAACCTAACCGCATACCTCATATCCACAAATCTAGGAAAGCTTCAGCCATTAATATCAAGTAGTAACCTAACTACGAACGAGTTTGCTCTCCTATTACAACAGAAAGATGTAAATTACAGGCTACTTGCATCACAGCTTATAATAAATTATGCTAATTTCTCGCCAATACTTACGGTCAACAGAACACTATTAGTAAATGATATTGCAAGTAATGTAAGTTATTATGATGTCATAAAGTCTGGCAATTATCCCATATATCCTATACAGAACATAACTAAGAGCATTATAGGCAATAACTTACTGTTACTTTTCCTAAAGTCAGATGCAAAGAAAGGAAACGTTACGTACAACGAGTTAGTGCAATTTCAGCAGTACGTGAATAACTATACACACTTAAATACTGTCCTTACGGGCGGTGAACCAATTTCACATCAACTTAGTGGAATAGCTTCAACTGCATATTCAGTAGCTATTCCCGTTGGAATTGCCTTAGCTATTATTCTTGCAGGAGTTTACTTCAGATCTGTAATAGCTGCTTTCATGCCGCTTACGATATTTCTCTCAGCCTATCTCGTAGCGTCGGTGCTTCTGTATTTGGTCGCAATAAAACTTTTAGGTCTTCAGCTAAGTTTTCTGACCCCCAGCGAAGTCTTATTACTTGCTCTTGGTTTAGGTACAGACTATGTCGTCTTTATATCCAGTAGATATGTTGAAGAAAGAAAGAATGGTAGAGATCAACGTGATGCAGTTTATGATGCAGTAAGATGGGGAGGAAGAGCTGTTACCATAACTGCGTTTATTGTAATCTTGTCCTTCCTGTTTATATATATCTATAGAATACCATTCTTTTCTGACACTGCAATATCAAATATGGTTGGTGTCGTGATAGTATGGTTAGTCTCAATAACACTTTATCCTTCCATACTTAGAGTTGCGGGAGATAGGTTATTTTACCCAAGGAAATTCGGTAATAGCTTAAATGACGGTAAAAGGCAAGCAAAAGAGAAACCACTAATAGTAAGTAAGAAGCCCCTCATTATTGTTGGCGTTATAACAGCTATAGTTTTAATCTCTGCAATATATGCTGCCTCTACACCACTAACCTTAGATGTATTATCATTGTTGCCAAGTTCACAAGCCACTTCAGGAGTTAGAATATTGAGTACTCAGTTCACATCTGCCAATATCTTCCCAATATATGTGGTTATACCGTATAATAGCACATTTGATCAAAACGCCTACAACTTTACAGTCAGCTTATATAATAAGTTTATGAGTATTCCGGGAGTTACTAGTGTTAATTCACCTGTATCTCCATATGGATACATTGTTAATTATAACCAGTTGAATAATTACAACTACACCCAGTATTTTTCAAATAACTACATATTATTTGAGATTAATCAGAAATATGATCCTTTCTCAACTCAGGCATTTAATGTAGTAAAACAGGTTGATAAAATAGTAGGAAATTCAGGTTATGTTGGTGGTGGACCTGTTGATGATTATAACATTTACAGTTTCGTAGAGGGTAATTTTGGACTAATAGTTGTGGAAATTTCTGTAACCATGTTTGTCATATTGTGGATAATAACAAGAAGCCTTTCTGTTTCGGCTACAATAATATTTGTAATTTTATCAGCAGTAGCAATAACGTTAGCCATTCAAAGGCTAATCTTCTCATCAATCTTAGGTTTCTCCATATTTGCAGTAGTTCCATTGTTCTTAGTAGCCATAATAATAGGTATTGGTATGGACTATAACATATTCCTGGTGGCTAGAATTCATGAAGAACTCGAAAAAGGTAATGACATGGGATCTGCAGTGGAGGTTGCCGTAAGGAGACTATGGCTTACCATAGCGTTTCTTGGACTAATATTTGCGGGAACATTGGGATCACTAATGTTAGTTAATGCACCAATACTTCAAGAACTAGGATTCGCATTTGCTATAGCGGCAATACTGGAGACAACCCTTTTATGGAGTCTGTTAGCTCCCTCCCTGTTACTATTACTATATAGGAAATTCAAGATAAGACCTAAGATGATTGTTTAG
- a CDS encoding winged helix-turn-helix transcriptional regulator — MDSIDKKILIYLFRDGRISQRKIAEEVKLSATSLNYRFNKLIEDGIIKSFKVQVNPNLYGKYYGFVSFKNYKDLDFQFIDLKVNCLEDLNVYRLVGDSTEDIEDKISVMSKDLGEPQMSYIPPQNPIIPSGIDIKIVKSVIKNPRIEISEIAKDLNLPSKSVNRRINVLTNKNMIRIYPIVDLSKADLIMFAIFSSHIDSLDFLKTCSFTSFKDNGRGIVICITENIRTAENYFKNVRDIDREAEIMVTTSYDIRNEGALRELERIESQTYSKAF; from the coding sequence ATGGATTCAATAGATAAGAAGATACTGATTTACTTATTTAGAGATGGTAGAATTTCGCAAAGAAAGATCGCTGAAGAAGTGAAATTATCTGCTACCTCTCTTAATTATAGATTCAACAAATTAATAGAAGATGGAATAATAAAAAGCTTTAAAGTGCAGGTAAATCCTAATCTTTACGGAAAATATTATGGTTTTGTATCGTTCAAGAATTACAAGGATTTAGATTTTCAGTTCATCGATCTTAAAGTAAATTGTCTCGAAGATCTTAATGTTTACAGGTTAGTAGGAGATTCAACTGAGGATATTGAGGATAAGATATCTGTAATGAGCAAAGATCTAGGAGAGCCCCAAATGTCTTACATTCCACCACAGAACCCAATTATTCCTTCAGGTATAGACATAAAGATTGTCAAATCTGTTATAAAGAATCCAAGAATTGAAATAAGTGAAATAGCAAAAGACCTTAACTTACCTAGTAAGTCAGTCAACAGGAGAATAAATGTACTGACAAACAAAAATATGATAAGAATATATCCAATAGTTGACCTATCAAAGGCAGACTTAATAATGTTTGCCATATTTTCCAGTCACATAGATAGCCTAGATTTTCTAAAGACATGTAGCTTTACTTCTTTCAAAGATAATGGGAGGGGAATAGTAATCTGTATTACTGAAAACATTAGGACAGCTGAGAATTACTTCAAGAACGTGAGAGATATAGACAGAGAAGCAGAAATAATGGTTACAACTAGCTATGACATCAGAAATGAAGGTGCTCTGAGGGAATTAGAGAGGATCGAGTCTCAAACTTACTCTAAAGCCTTTTGA
- a CDS encoding carboxypeptidase M32, protein MKRFENLKELLAEYKKLWSLQYAESLMGWDIETYMPEDDAMTRGEVISTFSEIKREIYQKLGKIIERYEGKEGLNDEERGILRVLGRDYKYYSKIPLEIIQQIERVRSEATVVWRQAKAKSDYSMFKPYLEKIKDLQIKIAEYWGYEDHPYNALLDLNEEGFSIRDGDRIFSRLLPELSDIMKKVSEKGYFPKSHELEEVSYDIGRMKVVNEEVIKILEMPKGKFRLDISAHPFTVRISADDVRITTRYEGKDFRSTLFSVVHECGHAIYELGIDRELEGTPIGGGVSMGIHEAQSRFWENIIGRSREFVSLIYPKLKQNLDFLSKYNEDDIYRYFNIVRPSFIRVDADEVTYNFHIAVRYEIEKRLIGGEIKVDEIPSLWSELMEKYLGITPKNDAEGALQDIHWTGGFGYFPAYTLGNVVSGIVYSKTPNLYNLLREGKIGEIKTIMTEKIYKYGATYSPKDLLRKTFGEEYNPEGLILYLRHKYLKS, encoded by the coding sequence ATGAAACGATTCGAAAACCTAAAGGAACTTTTGGCAGAGTATAAGAAATTATGGTCTCTACAATACGCTGAGTCCCTAATGGGATGGGATATTGAGACTTATATGCCGGAAGATGATGCCATGACTAGAGGCGAAGTCATATCAACTTTTAGTGAGATTAAAAGGGAAATATATCAAAAATTAGGTAAAATAATAGAAAGATATGAAGGAAAGGAGGGGCTTAACGACGAGGAAAGAGGAATATTAAGAGTTCTTGGAAGAGATTACAAGTATTATTCAAAGATACCGTTGGAAATAATTCAACAAATTGAAAGAGTTAGAAGTGAAGCTACAGTAGTGTGGAGACAGGCTAAAGCTAAGTCAGACTACTCAATGTTTAAACCTTACCTCGAGAAAATAAAAGATCTACAAATTAAGATAGCTGAATATTGGGGGTATGAAGACCACCCTTACAATGCACTATTGGATTTAAATGAAGAGGGATTTTCAATAAGGGACGGAGACAGAATCTTCTCCAGGCTACTGCCTGAGTTAAGCGATATTATGAAGAAAGTAAGCGAAAAAGGTTACTTCCCTAAATCGCATGAACTTGAAGAAGTCTCATACGATATAGGTAGGATGAAAGTCGTTAATGAAGAGGTAATAAAAATACTAGAAATGCCCAAGGGAAAGTTTAGATTAGATATTTCAGCTCACCCATTTACAGTCAGAATATCTGCTGATGACGTTAGAATAACTACCAGATATGAGGGCAAGGATTTTAGATCCACTTTATTCTCAGTGGTTCATGAATGTGGACATGCAATCTATGAGCTAGGTATAGATAGAGAACTTGAGGGGACGCCTATAGGAGGAGGAGTGTCAATGGGTATTCATGAGGCTCAATCCAGGTTTTGGGAAAATATAATAGGGAGGAGCAGGGAGTTCGTAAGCCTAATTTATCCAAAACTTAAGCAGAACCTTGATTTCTTATCTAAATATAACGAGGACGACATATACAGATACTTTAACATCGTCAGACCAAGCTTCATTAGAGTTGACGCTGATGAGGTTACATATAATTTCCATATTGCAGTCAGATATGAGATAGAAAAGAGGTTGATCGGCGGAGAAATAAAAGTTGATGAAATACCGTCCTTATGGAGTGAATTGATGGAAAAGTATCTCGGAATAACACCGAAGAATGACGCGGAAGGAGCACTACAAGACATTCATTGGACCGGTGGGTTTGGTTATTTCCCAGCCTACACATTAGGAAACGTAGTCTCGGGAATTGTATACTCAAAGACTCCAAACCTATATAATCTACTTAGAGAAGGAAAAATTGGGGAAATTAAAACTATTATGACGGAAAAAATCTATAAATATGGTGCCACCTATTCACCTAAAGATTTACTTAGAAAGACATTTGGAGAAGAGTATAACCCAGAAGGGTTAATACTATATTTGAGGCATAAATACTTGAAAAGCTAG
- a CDS encoding DUF790 family protein, producing MLPWELARFKIQGSRIIPLFIDNSEIAQEVLDLFQKGERLGNVIEQAKYLEKIYDYKLVRGLIRLIIRVTSLEEDSPIDPSILRRELFSRGPVFDKKVKEDVIEEIKKKYNIEPIRYMFSDLDEEKRIIEKPNISADELIKWYNLSLLQTLLFKGYRLSIRVSSNWKEIIWRAKLLGLMYYAYKEPLELEFIGPATLVKMNEKYGRNFAVLLPYVVSSPDWSIRAEIVLGKLKKRIYKLEASNLKNLREIKIDEKKFDSSIEEKFYNDFTSILKDWKITREPEPLVVKDKIFLPDFVAEKGKLKVYIEIVGFWTKKYLQNKLEKVSDVENPLLLLVNEELSIDGKIDLPNIILYKKKIDVMKVYKWLRDYERQFLQSLPNNIDYTIEGDVVSVSEIANRLSLPLEHLRKNLKNFPGYILLKNYYVKEDLINKIKSYQLEGRKLSDLKKEYGDYIVDVIDYLGYKLMWRGLTDAVVVKK from the coding sequence GTGTTACCGTGGGAATTAGCGAGATTTAAAATTCAAGGAAGCAGAATTATTCCTTTATTCATTGATAACTCTGAAATAGCACAAGAGGTATTAGATTTATTCCAAAAGGGAGAAAGGTTAGGAAATGTAATTGAACAGGCTAAATATCTGGAAAAAATATACGATTATAAGCTAGTAAGGGGGCTTATAAGACTCATAATTAGAGTTACAAGTCTAGAGGAAGACTCGCCGATTGACCCTTCAATATTGAGGAGAGAATTATTCAGTAGAGGACCAGTCTTTGATAAGAAGGTAAAGGAAGACGTAATTGAGGAGATTAAGAAAAAGTATAACATAGAACCAATTAGATACATGTTTTCAGACCTTGATGAGGAGAAGAGGATAATAGAGAAACCAAATATCTCAGCAGATGAGCTAATAAAATGGTACAACCTCTCCTTATTACAAACTCTTCTATTCAAGGGATACAGATTATCAATTAGAGTATCTTCAAATTGGAAGGAAATCATATGGAGAGCAAAACTACTAGGTCTAATGTATTATGCATACAAGGAACCATTGGAACTGGAATTTATTGGACCTGCAACTTTAGTTAAAATGAATGAAAAGTACGGCAGGAACTTTGCTGTTCTACTACCATATGTGGTCTCTTCACCAGATTGGAGTATAAGAGCTGAAATAGTGTTAGGTAAATTAAAGAAGAGGATATATAAGCTAGAAGCCAGTAATCTGAAGAATCTCCGCGAGATTAAAATAGATGAGAAGAAATTCGATAGTAGTATTGAAGAAAAATTTTACAACGACTTCACTAGTATACTTAAGGACTGGAAAATAACTAGAGAACCTGAACCATTGGTGGTGAAGGATAAGATTTTCTTACCTGATTTCGTGGCTGAGAAGGGAAAGTTAAAGGTCTACATAGAGATAGTAGGATTTTGGACTAAGAAGTATCTTCAAAATAAACTGGAGAAAGTCAGTGACGTCGAGAATCCTTTACTTTTACTGGTAAATGAGGAGCTCTCAATTGATGGTAAAATTGATCTTCCCAATATTATTCTATACAAGAAAAAAATAGATGTAATGAAAGTGTACAAATGGTTAAGAGATTATGAGAGACAATTTCTACAAAGCTTGCCGAATAACATAGACTATACCATAGAGGGTGACGTAGTAAGTGTAAGTGAGATAGCCAATAGGCTCTCCCTTCCGCTGGAGCATTTGAGGAAGAATCTGAAAAACTTCCCAGGTTATATCCTCTTAAAAAATTACTACGTAAAAGAGGATTTAATAAACAAGATAAAGAGCTATCAACTAGAGGGAAGGAAGTTATCAGACCTAAAAAAGGAATATGGGGATTACATTGTTGACGTAATAGATTACTTAGGTTATAAGTTAATGTGGAGGGGTTTAACTGACGCTGTCGTAGTAAAGAAATAA
- a CDS encoding class I SAM-dependent methyltransferase, whose translation MDDNIFTDPVGYKNWYVKHNDLYESERKLVQSFKLKNCIDLGSGPGTFHEVINGRKISIDISLLMLNEVDKSEDRILADVSDIPLRDNATDCVFISLTICFVDDVRKFIDEAMRVTKERLVACFIPRDSELGKYYEELGKRGHRYYSKARFISKKELYALLSNYNIVSVKSTLLSEKEKTYEIRYDDSGSYVCVEVSKQSS comes from the coding sequence ATGGATGATAACATATTTACAGACCCTGTAGGTTACAAGAACTGGTACGTTAAACATAATGACTTGTATGAAAGTGAAAGGAAACTAGTCCAGTCCTTTAAGTTAAAAAACTGCATTGATCTTGGATCTGGTCCTGGAACATTCCATGAAGTAATTAATGGGAGAAAGATATCTATCGATATTTCACTACTAATGCTTAATGAAGTGGATAAAAGTGAAGATAGGATTCTGGCTGATGTTTCAGATATTCCGCTAAGGGATAACGCTACTGACTGTGTTTTTATATCGTTAACAATTTGTTTTGTTGACGATGTAAGAAAATTCATAGATGAGGCAATGAGAGTTACTAAAGAAAGGCTTGTGGCATGTTTTATACCCAGGGACTCAGAATTGGGTAAGTATTACGAAGAGTTAGGAAAAAGGGGACACAGATATTACTCTAAGGCTAGGTTTATTAGCAAAAAGGAACTTTACGCTCTTTTATCCAATTATAATATAGTAAGCGTTAAAAGTACGTTATTGAGTGAAAAGGAAAAAACTTATGAGATAAGATATGATGATTCGGGCTCTTATGTATGTGTAGAGGTTTCTAAACAATCATCTTAG
- a CDS encoding FAD-dependent oxidoreductase, with amino-acid sequence MKVAIIGGGIVGSFIAYYLSREGVDVTIYEKSSLGSGSVHAAGLIEPYRFDKINTTGMIKKMLSYVGKKVTIVKQLNPEWIKSLLSILNKEPPQEAWDIIRRMATFSLKEYKRMAEEVNDFDYEENGLLEIYQDRLNLEHGVEEEKRNPFNPKFEVIDVKGFSGAIYFPELSKLNTYKFMERMKRELKGVKIEIREIVNLDEISKGYDTVVLSAGVWLSKLGMPITSFKGYGYRVSGEMLVKYPSVISELGVAVVKNSDHIKITGGFDADFSADVERAKIFLDAGGCLAKIDKVYDLSMGYRPCSPDGFPIIGRVGQFVISTGACRLGWSFGPSMGKFTADLVLDRVKSYGYLSRLLNGRNLSVPKL; translated from the coding sequence TTGAAGGTTGCCATAATCGGTGGGGGTATAGTAGGCTCGTTCATAGCCTATTACTTAAGTAGAGAGGGAGTAGATGTTACAATTTATGAAAAATCGAGCCTCGGTAGTGGGTCAGTACACGCTGCGGGATTAATCGAGCCCTACAGGTTTGATAAGATTAACACAACAGGAATGATAAAAAAGATGTTATCTTATGTGGGTAAGAAAGTCACTATCGTAAAACAGTTAAACCCAGAGTGGATTAAATCACTTTTATCCATTTTAAATAAAGAGCCACCACAGGAGGCATGGGACATAATTAGGCGTATGGCTACATTTTCTCTCAAGGAGTACAAGAGAATGGCAGAGGAGGTAAATGACTTTGATTATGAGGAGAACGGTTTATTGGAAATTTATCAAGATAGGTTAAATCTAGAGCATGGCGTAGAAGAGGAAAAGCGTAATCCGTTTAATCCGAAATTTGAGGTTATAGACGTCAAGGGATTTTCTGGTGCTATATATTTTCCTGAGTTATCCAAGTTGAACACTTACAAGTTTATGGAGAGGATGAAAAGGGAACTTAAAGGAGTTAAGATCGAAATTAGAGAGATAGTTAACCTAGACGAAATTTCAAAGGGCTATGATACTGTAGTACTTTCTGCTGGTGTCTGGTTAAGTAAACTGGGTATGCCTATAACATCTTTCAAAGGTTATGGTTATAGGGTTTCAGGAGAGATGTTAGTGAAGTATCCCAGTGTTATATCAGAGCTCGGTGTAGCGGTGGTTAAGAATTCAGATCACATAAAGATTACTGGAGGGTTCGATGCAGACTTTAGTGCTGATGTGGAGAGAGCTAAAATATTCTTGGATGCTGGGGGTTGTTTAGCTAAAATTGATAAAGTCTACGACCTATCTATGGGATACAGACCATGTTCCCCAGATGGTTTTCCAATAATAGGTAGAGTGGGACAGTTTGTTATTTCCACCGGAGCCTGTAGGTTAGGTTGGAGTTTTGGTCCATCTATGGGAAAATTTACCGCTGATCTCGTTCTTGATAGGGTAAAATCTTATGGCTATTTGTCACGTCTTTTAAATGGAAGAAATTTAAGTGTGCCAAAATTATAG